ACCTATTGACCAATCAAATTAACCCTTTTTGTAAAAGCTTGTAACTCGTTTGTACGTGTAGCATTACTCTGAATTTCGTGGGATGAGGCCCGGGCAATTATTTCTTCCAATTAAACTATGACAAGCTGTGTACGTAGATGTAGCAAAGTCCCTACGACGCCACGCGCAGGCATGCCCACAATTACCCGCCAAAAAAAAACATGCCCACGAAGGCACCGACGACACCAAGCGCTACCATGAAGAGGCTCTAGCTCAACAATGACAAGCACCGGGACTGCCCTCGTCGCCGGTGCTCGATGGTGGCACCTGTCCCCTTCCGCTCCTTTAGTAAACGCGCCGGCAGATGCCTTTCGGCCGGGACTCGTGGACATTCCATTGGCGACGATGACCGTCACCATGCCGGGTTCGCCACCGTTTGTAGGCTTGGCTTGGCACCGCACATCAAGGGACACTAGCACGGCTCAACTACCACTCCGTGCACCAAGAACATGAACAATGCTTTTTTAATCCTAAAAAAATGAACAATGCTTTTTTTGACATGTCCGTGTCTAATAATGACATTAATGTGTTATAACGATCTCTATTGTTTGCTAAGCTAACTAAAGGGAAAACTCCTCCTATACATCTATAATGTCAATGGCCATGAATACAACATGGGCTACCATCTGGTCGACAGTATCTATCCTCCTGGGCAATGTTTGTCAAGACCATCTCTGAGCCACTTTGTCAGAACAAGTCTCACTTTGACCAAAGACAAGAAGTAGCTAAAAATGATGTTGAGAGTGCATTGAGTTCTCCAGTCCCGTTTTGCAGTTGTTCGTGGACCTGCTAGACAATAGGATCCGGACAATTTGTGGAGGCGACGACAtgttgtgtgatcatgcacaacatggtCATGGAGTATGAGGGGTGAGGATGCTGCCTCAGCTCTTGAACTATAGAACATGTGTGATTCTATCGAAATTCCATATCAAAATCCGGCCACGTTTGATAAGTTTGTTCAAATGCATCAATAAATTCCGCATCGAGCAACTAATTTTTTTTATTGAGCGCGGTTAAAGGGAACAACTAGAACATAGAGGGtgtttgttttcagggacttattGGCTTAGGGACTTAAaaaagtccctataagtcccatctaaaccaaacaggagggacttatAAGGACTTAAAGTGGGTATTTGGGATTTATGAAATAAGACTCTTAaggagggacttatagggacttataATTGTAATATGGTCTTATAGAGACTTATAAGTCCCAGGAATCAAACATgtagggactttttagggacttgtgacttataagttgggactaaaaaaagtcctaggacttatgaaccaaacagggccatactccctccgtttcgaattacttatcgcaggtatggatgtatctagatgtattttagttctagatacatccatttctgcgacgagtaatttgaaacggagggagtatgtgctatttgattttaaaaaaattgaactACGTTAATTTGAAAACTTTGTTGGATTTCCATTTAAGTTATAACTATGATTTGATATGTGGCTATTTTAAGCTTGTTGCTTCTTAAAAAGTAGAAGATTTGCGTCTACGGTTGGATGATCGGCTTCCACAACAATGTCCGTGAACTGGTTGTCACCGGTTCACGGACGGATACGGTGTGAGTTAGGGTCAGAGTTGGAAATGCCTTTTTCTTTTGAGATGAGAGTTGGAAATGCCttaggaggaggaagacgagacACCTGTGTTTTTTTTATGATGAGGGGCTCCTGCTAAAACCATGTGGACAAGCCCACCAAGCCGACCAAGCCCAGCGGTGTTGCCTCATCTTCTCGCTTATTACTTTCTCTGTCAAAAAGACAATTCTCGGTTCATCCCCTTCGGCGGCCGACTGCGACGGCCACAGCGACGCCATGCGTGCCCCCGCATCTCCTTCCGCCTCACCGGCACCTGACCCCTGCCTTCTGCGGAGCTACGCCGTCGACTCCTTGCAGAGGTGCGACTCGTCGCTGGAAACCTCGTCCCCATACCAGAGGAGAGGCACCAGGACGTGCGCGCGAGCCCACGGTCCAGATTGATGGACGAGGGAGCGGTGGGTGCTGCGCGCCCACTCGCCCAGCCCGTCGGCCCTGGGAGGCGGTGCGGCTGCCATCTTCCTCCTGCCTCCCTGCTTGCTCCAAGGTACTCTCTGCGGAATCATTTTCTTCAGTTCAATGCCGCGGAAACAAAATGCAGCAGATGAGTAGCTGAAGAGGACTGATTTGTCGTTTTTCTGTGCGACAAGAACCCTCAGAGGAAGGGGAGAAAAGGTGGAAATAATCAAGATCATGGATATTTTTAGACGTGGTATGTCTGTGGTGTCCAAGTCTCAAATCTCAGTTGGCTGTTTTATTGtgattttttggaatattttcTACACTCTATTTTCTATCTAATCAAAGAGACATACTCTGTGTACAGATATTGTTAAGTGGGTTATCCTTGAGGCCACAAAAAAGGGATGGCCGCATAAATTCAGTTTTGTGGCTGCTGCATAGCAcactttttttttttgagaaacatAGCACACTTTTCTTTTGAGGCCACAAAAAAGGGATGGCCGCATAAATTTGATGTGTGGACAGTTAGTGGAGTCCCCTGGCGGCGACACTTGCATTCTGACTTACGGATACCACGACGAACTTGGCAAGATGGGACTTGATGAGAGAAATCACCGAGTGGTACCACACTTATCTAGCTTCTATATGCTTCAAGAGTTTTCATGTTGCTTCTGCTCTGATGCTTGTCTCCATATCCATCCTGCATTATTTGGACATGTACTGCAGCTTCATCCGGGACTGCTAGGGGTTCAATGGAAACAACCTCGGGAATCATGGTTCGTTGCTGGGATGCTATTGCTGGCTTCTGTTGGAGGAATCTTCTTCGCGCCCTTCTTGAGCAATATGAAAAGAGATTGCTTCTCCACTTGATGCCCTCAGTGTGGTAGGCAGCGTTGGTTTCTTTGGTCGGTTTGGGTCTTCTAAGTCGGCTGTGTAATATTTTCCACATTGGTGTTCCATTGTGACACTGAAGTGCGTAGAAAATTAGTCCCATGTATTTCATGCAGCTAGGTTTtatgaaatactccctccgtctaacattttgggacggagggagtactatgaaAGTATGCCCAGATTCATAATGCGATGCACAACCTCCATGTTTTATGTAATGAAATATCCATGTAGCATGGTAAACTCCCACAGTGCTGCTTCATAGCCAGTTAGCTACCAAAGATCCTGTAAACAGTCAGCATCACCTAGTCGAAAGGCTGGCCCCTCGCCCCATGAGAGGATTAATTCCTGGCCATGTAAAATTGTGGTGCATGCTTCATCCAAGCAAGCAGTATCCTGCACCACAGCAATAGAGATAAGGTGCTTCATCCAAGCAAGCAGTATCCTGCACCACAACAATAGAGATAAGGGTTATGGCTATTTATATTTTCTAACAGTCTTTAGTCCCCTATTCCTTTCTTTGCTTGCAGTTTGGGCTTGGTCTAATCATCATGTACATAATCTAGACTTCTAGATCGGCAGACTGGCGTTCTCTAGGACAGATTGGTGATAAAAAAAAGAGTTGCCGGGAGCTCATTTTAGCAAACTGGAGCGAGTGCAGCTATGGTATGTATCTAAAACGGAAATAAACTTGTGCCTTTTTTTGTACATATATTTCTGGGTAATGGTAGAAATGTGAAATTCTAAGACGATGGTACATATATCTGCTATAAGGTCTTTCTGCAGAACTGTAGACAGCACCTGCAAATAAACTTACCAAATATGAACATTGAGATTAGTTTGTTCTTAGATCTGGGTTGTCATCTTACAACGGATCTACTCACTGAAGGTTAATGATACTGATACCTGCATGATGTTGAAGAATGAGGCCCATCTCGATGCAAGGGGAGTATACCGTTATGCAAGAAACTTGTGGGGGTGCCATGTTATCCGCATCGACACACTTGTATTACTCAATGCATTGGTCTACCTATTCCTTGGCACTTTTGGGTCCCAACGCCGCCGCTCCAGAAACTGGTTCATCCAAAAAGGTACCTTGGTCGCAAACACTTTGTCCTTCATACTGGGAACATACACGCTCGGTTCTATGCAATCTTCCAAGGTGAAGAATAGCATGTACCCCGTTTGGGCCTCAATTCTCTTCATCCTTCATGGATGTACCAACACAGCTTATAGTCTTGATGACAACAAACACGTAACGAGGGTCATGTACCGGTTGGTGCTCTACTGTATCTATGAGCTGTTGCTTCTGAGTGTGAGTACAAATGAGACTTATATCATCTCTCTTTATTTGTTTGCTGTTGGTCAATACAAAATCATTTATGTACAAACGCCATGTGTGCTGGCAAGCCGCTCATGGAATTTGAATAAAATGGTCGCTGATTACATGTATGAGGAGCACACCAAAGGTGAATTTGTTCCAGCCACCATGAAGGGTTGCCATTACCTGGTTGATTGGCCCCTCGACAAATCCAAGTTGGATGCTCCATCATATGCATCACGATTTACAGCAGAAGACAATCAAGTCATTGACATAGACAAGATATGGTTGTGCAATGACAGTTCACTGGACCAAGATCTAAAGGATACGTGcctttccttctctctttttcatCTGTTGAGGAGGCGCTACTTTGGGTTTACCTGTGGTGAATCCAAAGAAAGGGCACATGATTTCGTCTTCAAGGGGCTGCTACGGGAGAATGAAGAAGGCACCACAGACTGCAACCGGGCTTTTAGGTTGATTGAGATTGAGTTAGCCTTTATGTATGatttcttcttcaccacatctgCTGCCATTTATTATGCATCAACGGCCGCAACAGTTTCATCCTTGATTTCTGCCTTTTTACTATGTCTGTCAATACAATGGATATTCGTCTGGGAACCATCGCTCATACAAGAAGGTGAAATGAAGATCACTAATACAGTTACCACCTTATTCGTACTTGCATCTGCTGCTTTGCTTGAATTGCTTCGACTGCTGCTTTACTGGACTGGCATTTGGAGCAGAGTGTCCTTTGTCTGTCAGTATCTCAGAGAACAAACAAGATTGAGCACAAGGGGAAGCTGCTGCTCCTGCTCCTTctcttgctgctgctgctgctgcatgcTGCTAAAATTGAAAGGGCTTCTTGCTAGAATTGGTGTGCATTGCTCACCAAACAAACACTATTGGCAGCACAAGCTTGGGCAGTATTCTTTACTTGATTACCGTCCTACCTTCTGTGGCAAGATCAAGGAATGTTTGGGTAAAGTAACAGAAGTACATGCAGC
The DNA window shown above is from Triticum urartu cultivar G1812 unplaced genomic scaffold, Tu2.1 TuUngrouped_contig_6032, whole genome shotgun sequence and carries:
- the LOC125530049 gene encoding uncharacterized protein LOC125530049 translates to MVNDTDTCMMLKNEAHLDARGVYRYARNLWGCHVIRIDTLVLLNALVYLFLGTFGSQRRRSRNWFIQKGTLVANTLSFILGTYTLGSMQSSKVKNSMYPVWASILFILHGCTNTAYSLDDNKHVTRVMYRLVLYCIYELLLLSVSTNETYIISLYLFAVGQYKIIYVQTPCVLASRSWNLNKMVADYMYEEHTKGEFVPATMKGCHYLVDWPLDKSKLDAPSYASRFTAEDNQVIDIDKIWLCNDSSLDQDLKDTCLSFSLFHLLRRRYFGFTCGESKERAHDFVFKGLLRENEEGTTDCNRAFRLIEIELAFMYDFFFTTSAAIYYASTAATVSSLISAFLLCLSIQWIFVWEPSLIQEGEMKITNTVTTLFVLASAALLELLRLLLYWTGIWSRVSFVCQYLREQTRLSTRGSCCSCSFSCCCCCCMLLKLKGLLARIGVHCSPNKHYWQHKLGQYSLLDYRPTFCGKIKECLGKVTEVHAATYVLPFLHPIDKHTRRVRRKFGKSIELTAQVHKAIIYSLKRSNGELTNGKSSLVSNRAGHLLWACERGMHSESDTSCIILTWHIATWYCERGTLGCGPRPDEGTELKIHLGVATKLSKYCAYLLVSAPKLLPGHEYDTSRVFDAVAGEAKRFLPYGRDKYQALKDYGEEESEATILQSGAKLGKQLAEIEDVTRRWKVLADFWSEMLLYIAPSDNVDEHIEQLTRGGGGGGGG